The Tautonia plasticadhaerens nucleotide sequence CTCCGCCGCGTCGATCAACTCGCCTCACGACTCCGAGGCCCGGTACGGCAAGAAGCGGTCGACGATCTGGGTGGGCTACAAGGCCCACCTGACCGAGACGTGCGACGACGAGTCGCCCCACCTGGTCGTCCAGGTGACGACCGCGCCGGCGCCGGCGGCCGACGGCGATGCCCTGGCCGGGATCTACGAGCAGCTGGGCCGGAAGGATTCGCTGCCGGGCAAGCACCTAGCGGACACCGGCTACATCGACGCCGAGCTGCTGGTCAGCAGCCGCCGCGACCACGGCGTGGAGCTGATCGGGCCGACGCGGCCGGACTACGGCTGGCAGGCCCTGGCCGGCGGCGGCTTCACGGCGTCGGACTTCGCCATCGACTGGGAGGGCAGCCGGGCCACCTGCCCGGAGGGGCGCGTCAGCTCGGGGTGGACGCCGGCCGTGGAGCGGGACCACACCGAGGTCGTGCACATCAAGTTCTCGAGGAAGGACTGCAAGCCCTGCCCCGCCCGAGAGCGGTGCACGGGGGCGGCGAGGCGGTCGCTGACGATCCGGGCCCGCGAGCCGTTCGAGGCGCTGAGGGCGGCCCGCGCGCGGGAGGAGACGGAGGAGTACCGGGCCGACTACGCCCACCGCGCGGGGATTGAAGGGACGATCTCGCAAGCGGTCCGGGTCGCCGGGCTGCGGCGATCGCGCTACGCGGGTCGGGCGAAGACGCACCTCCAGCACCTGGCGACGGCGGCCGCGATCGACATCTTGCGCGTCGTCGACTGGCTCGCGGAGGCACCTCGAGAAGCGACCAGGACGTGCGCCTTCGTCCGGCTGATCACCGCGGCCGTCCCGGCCTGACATTTCGCCAGCAGGATCGCAGGTGGTGCCGCCTCCATGTGAGTGCACCGATCATCTCGGCCATCGACGCAGGCTCGAGGATCGAAGCACCGAGGCCCGGCGTCCACATCGCGAGCGCCTCGGGCGCCTGCCGGTTAAATGCATCGGACCGAAACTCCGCATGACCGTACGACTCGCTGCATCCGGCAAAGCCGCCAGGCGCGACCGCCTCTCGTTGACTTTCGAGCCCGACCGCATCGGCGTGCGTCCGATCATCACGCCTGAATCCGACAAGACGGCTCGGGCTGGGACCCGCAAACCGGCCGGTTGAAGCGGCGAGAGTAGTGTCGCCGGAGCCGATGCGATGCCGACGAGCATCAGGACGGCCGCGGAGGGCTACTTCCGGGCCAAGGCCCTCTCGCGGGGGACACGCAACGAGTACCTCACGACCCTCCGGAAGTGGGAGGAGTGGGGCGCCGGCACGCCGATCGAGCAGCTCCAGCGCAGGGACATCCGCGAGTTCCTCGACCGGGTCCACGAGCAGGCCGTCAGGGATCGGGGGACCAACCCCGGCCGCACGGCCAACAAGGCCCGCGAGCACCTCCGCGCCATCCTCTCCTGGGCCTGGGAGCAGGAGCTGATCGAGGCGCCCCCGCGGTTCCCCGGCCCCAGGGACCAGCGCGACGTGGCCGGCCGCCACTACCTGACCAAGGCCGAGATCAACGCCCTCTACTTCGCCACCTACAAGATGGGGCGGCCGCGGGGCTGGGACGCCGCGTACCCGGTCGGCCGGTACTGGCGTGCCGCCCTGGTCGTGTTCTTCAACTACGGCGTGGACACCGGGACCGTCTGGCGGTCCACGCCGGCCCACGAGCCGATCCTCAGGCGGCACGTCATCTGGGACCGGCGATCGCCGGACCGAGAGGCGAAGGAGCAGTCGCCCGGGGATGGCTGTTCTACCGCCGCGTGAAGACCGGCAAGGCGTTCTACCGGCCGATGAACCGGGTGTTGCACGCGCACCTGCAGGGCCTGATGCCGAACGACCCGCAGCCCGACGCTCCTATGTTCCTCGGAGGCGGGGCCCGGCCCAACGCCCGCTTCCAGGCCCTGTGCGAGCATGCCGGCATCAAGCCGAGGCTGGACGTCGAGACCGGCCGGGAGGAGCCCTGGGAGCTGAAGGACCTGAGGAAGACGTGCGCGACGTACCACGACGAGCACGTGCCGGAGTCGTCGGTGGAGATCCTCGGCCACTCGGTCGGCGGGATCACGTATCGCCACTACGCCCACCGTGCCCCGCTGGCCTTCCGGGCGATCATGACGCTACCGCAGCCGAGTGCGTTCTCGACCATCCTGAGGGGGAAGGACGGCGAGTGCACGTGCTGCCGGCGGCGGTTCGCCGACGCCGCCTGACGCGGCCGACCACACCGAAGCGTGCACCGTTCCCGGCTCAGCTTGGGCGCGACCCGGGCCGACCTCGGGGTCGACGCCGTCACTCGGCCGGGGGCGGCAGGGCGAGGTCTAGCTCCGCGACCAGCAGCTCGACCTCGGCCAAGGCCCAGACCGCGTCGGCCTCGACGCCCGGCAACGCGGCTCGCGCCCTGAGCGCGGCCTCGCCCGCCGCGTCGTCGTGGCCGAGGCGATGCTCGGCAAGGGCGAGGAACAGCCAGTCCTGGAACACGCCGCCGCCGGGGTCGAAGCCCATCCCCTCCCGCAGGGCCCCCACCGCCTCCTCCTGTCGGCCGGCCCGATAGAGCAGGGCGCCTCGTGTGTTGAGGAACGCGTGCCGGACCTGCCGGATCTGATCCCTGGCCCCGGGGTTCGCCTCCGCCGCCGCCGTCAGGCGGCCCAGGGCGTGGTCGATCCAGGCGAGGGGCGTGGCCCAGTCGTCGGTGGCGCCCGGGCCGAGGGCGAAGATCATCGCCGCGTTGTTGGCCTCGCCGGCGGAGAGGTCCGGGCCGACCAGCGGGAGCAGCCGCGCGACCCCGCAGGGCTACCGCGCGATAGGTGCAGCGTCCTCCTGCAGGGCCATTTCCCCGGCGATTCCTATCCGGAGCCGCATGAGAGGCACTTCATGCTGATGGACAAGCAGGGCTCCGATGTCGCTCACAGGCTTCCGAGTATCGCAAGAAAGACCGGCTGGGTAGGCCATTCAGTCGGAAAGTCTTACGCCATCAGAAGTTCATAGTGCGGTGACCCTGCGCGA carries:
- a CDS encoding IS1182 family transposase, with translation MSLHPRPIGSVPEEAARVAHAAFPGGNTYIALRDELGTIFRDDDFADPYPSRGRPAESPWRLALVTVFQFAEGLSDRRAADAVRGRIDWKYALGLGLDDPGFDASVLCEFRARLVAGSAEGRLLDALLDLCRGRGWLKTRGRQRTDATHVLARVRNLDRLECVVETMRHVLNSLAAADPEWLRRQARAEWVERYGRRAEESRLPDSEEGRRALAREVGKDGHALLAAAYDAGAPPSVARSPAVETLRRVWVQHFLVEAGGLRWRAEGDGIPPSAASINSPHDSEARYGKKRSTIWVGYKAHLTETCDDESPHLVVQVTTAPAPAADGDALAGIYEQLGRKDSLPGKHLADTGYIDAELLVSSRRDHGVELIGPTRPDYGWQALAGGGFTASDFAIDWEGSRATCPEGRVSSGWTPAVERDHTEVVHIKFSRKDCKPCPARERCTGAARRSLTIRAREPFEALRAARAREETEEYRADYAHRAGIEGTISQAVRVAGLRRSRYAGRAKTHLQHLATAAAIDILRVVDWLAEAPREATRTCAFVRLITAAVPA
- a CDS encoding site-specific integrase translates to MPTSIRTAAEGYFRAKALSRGTRNEYLTTLRKWEEWGAGTPIEQLQRRDIREFLDRVHEQAVRDRGTNPGRTANKAREHLRAILSWAWEQELIEAPPRFPGPRDQRDVAGRHYLTKAEINALYFATYKMGRPRGWDAAYPVGRYWRAALVVFFNYGVDTGTVWRSTPAHEPILRRHVIWDRRSPDREAKEQSPGDGCSTAA
- a CDS encoding site-specific integrase, whose protein sequence is MKTGKAFYRPMNRVLHAHLQGLMPNDPQPDAPMFLGGGARPNARFQALCEHAGIKPRLDVETGREEPWELKDLRKTCATYHDEHVPESSVEILGHSVGGITYRHYAHRAPLAFRAIMTLPQPSAFSTILRGKDGECTCCRRRFADAA